One window of the Eucalyptus grandis isolate ANBG69807.140 chromosome 6, ASM1654582v1, whole genome shotgun sequence genome contains the following:
- the LOC104451747 gene encoding uncharacterized protein LOC104451747 codes for MASQVKLALNEREMKQLFLKTLPPEYFQGLVFSGCQTFSQLVDVGEGVEWAFIEGKISIGGAKKFQARKDKEAAVEVALVQESFYPRPPTAPTHKPMAVQESSSRAYDKGKRPFRKEFSPLLQPLSKLLPMLLEKRMVAKEVPRDNLTRFAGFDVTKTCEYHMGERGHDVDSCNVLRYKVQQLLDKNILTFKEAQLNVQQNPLPDHAEGVNSISEEMQASQQPLVVNASKLYESLVLAGYYGGHQDVTPEEKLNCICKMVAMGVIRRGEEEEDVVSMIMPSSFRSSFCNIARISRAKKIMPRISKTPALYEEWVIAMITSMVIELSDEETAGNIEMEIAEPTVIDLMVEEMSAIKITRGNVTPVTIELPSQEEDGVIVLESPPKFDPKAVPWDYQTNEVDAVTRSGRCYAPDKGIEKKVVTEEEVKQFLAVVKSSEFNVVDQLRKLSAQISLLELFKSSEKHRDILLKVLNKVHVPETIDEVQLEEFVGAVLLKDQISFTDEDLPPDGPNHTKALHISVKHESTLVCIVLIDNGSTLNICPLATLHRLGIDLRRIRTGKSTVPAFDGMKKDVIWEIELELLIGPILFQVVFQVLDIPIAFNFLLGRPWIHMAGDVASSLHQKVRFVVDNRLITVHGESDFKIYHKTTIPYVELEGTEESNFQTFELVSMVHVPAGSFTKVPELSKPAIAAGKIILASGYNPGEGLGSHGQGVQKLIEAHKNFKRRGLGYVEKWGGHNNRGGRGRHGGWGARGGWDGYRDQSERVAQTEEDKGYQSLFSPLLEETFPGPPRMLFEEEEDIYGVTELFEECVICTIMACEEVKSSEVVAVPPE; via the coding sequence ATGGCCTCACAGGTGAAGCTAGCTttgaatgagagggagatgaagcAACTATTCCTCAAGACATTGCCCCCTGAATACTTCCAAGGATTAGTATTTTCGGGATGCCAAACCTTTTCACAGCTGGTAGATGTAGGTGAAGGAGTCGAGTGGGCATTCATCGAAGGGAAGATATCCATCGGAGGTGCGAAGAAGTTCCAAGCGAGAAAAGATAAGGAAGCTGCAGTTGAGGTAGCGCTCGTGCAAGAGTCATTTTACCCTAGGCCGCCCACAGCACCTACGCACAAGCCTATGGCCGTTCAAGAGAGCTCGTCACGAGCATATGACAAGGGCAAGAGGCCCTTTCGAAAGGAATTTTCCCCACTGCTACAACCGTTGTCAAAACTGTTGCCCATGCTTCTCGAAAAGAGGATGGTTGCGAAGGAAGTACCTAGAGACAATCTCACGAGGTTCGCCGGGTTTGATGTGACCAAGACCTGCGAGTACCACATGGGAGAAAGGGGGCATGATGTAGATAGTTGCAATGTACTGAGGTACAAAGTCCAACAGTTACTGGACAAAAACATTTTGACGTTCAAGGAAGCTCAGCTTAATGTGCAGCAGAACCCCCTACCGGACCATGCAGAGGGAGTGAACTCAATCTCCGAGGAGATGCAGGCGAGTCAACAGCCTCTAGTTGTGAATGCTTCCAAGTTATACGAGTCCTTAGTGCTGGCAGGATACTATGGAGGTCATCAGGATGTGACCCCAGAAGAGAAACTGAACTGCATTTGCAAGATGGTAGCCATGGGGGTAATTCGAcgcggagaagaggaagaggatgtCGTATCCATGATAATGCCGTCGTCATTCCGCTCATCTTTTTGCAATATTGCTCGTATATCTCGAGCGAAGAAGATTATGCCTAGAATTTCGAAGACCCCGGCTTTATACGAGGAATGGGTAATAGCTATGATAACCTCGATGGTGATTGAACTATCGGATGAGGAGACCGCCGGCAATATCGAGATGGAAATCGCTGAACCCACAGTGATCGACCTTATGGTCGAGGAAATGTCGGCAATCAAAATCACGAGAGGGAACGTAACGCCGGTCACAATTGAATTGCCATCCCAGGAGGAAGATGGAGTAATAGTGTTGGAGAGTCCTCCTAAATTCGATCCCAAAGCTGTACCTTGGGATTATCAAACAAATGAGGTAGACGCTGTCACGCGATCGGGCCGCTGTTACGCACCTGATaaaggaatagaaaagaagGTCGTGACTGAGGAGGAGGTGAAGCAATTCTTGGCCGTAGTAAAATCTAGCGAGTTCAATGTGGTGGATCAACTGCGGAAGTTGTCGGCCCAAATCTCCCTCCTGGAGTTGTTTAAATCCTCCGAGAAGCACAGGGACATCTTACTGAAGGTCCTCAATAAGGTACACGTACCCGAAACAATTGATGAAGTCCAATTGGAAGAGTTTGTTGGGGCCGTTCTACTGAAAGACCAGATTTCCTTTACGGATGAGGATCTCCCTCCCGATGGTCCTAATCATACCAAAGCACTACACATCTCGGTGAAGCATGAGAGCACTCTTGTTTGCATAGTGTTGATTGATAACGGTTCGACGCTCAATATATGCCCGTTGGCTACCCTCCATCGTCTAGGCATTGATCTTAGGAGAATCCGTACTGGCAAGTCAACTGTGCCGGCCTTTGACGGGATGAAGAAGGATGTGATATGGGAAATTGAGCTTGAGTTGTTGATTGGCCCCATACTCTTCCAAGTCGTGTTCCAGGTGTTAGATATACCAATCGCTTTTAATTTTCTGCTAGGGAGGCCATGGATTCACATGGCAGGCGATGTTGCCTCCAGCCTCCATCAGAAGGTACGATTTGTGGTGGATAACAGGCTTATCACGGTCCATGGAGAATCTGACTTCAAGATCTACCACAAGACAACCATCCCATATGTGGAACTTGAGGGTACCGAGGAATCCAACTTTCAAACCTTCGAGCTGGTATCCATGGTCCACGTGCCTGCAGGGTCTTTCACAAAGGTTCCTGAATTGTCTAAGCCGGCCATAGCTGCAGGAAAGATTATTCTAGCGAGCGGATATAATCCTGGAGAGGGCCTTGGATCACACGGTCAAGGTGTGCAAAAACTCATTGAAGCTcataaaaacttcaaaagaagagGCTTGGGATATGTCGAGAAGTGGGGAGGCCATAACAACCGAGGAGGCCGTGGAAGGCATGGAGGCTGGGGTGCCCGAGGAGGCTGGGACGGGTACAGAGACCAGAGTGAACGCGTTGCCCAGACTGAAGAGGACAAGGGCTATCAAAGCCTGTTTTCCCCATTGCTGGAAGAGACGTTTCCAGGACCCCCAAGGATGTTGTTCGAGGAAGAGGAGGATATCTATGGTGTGACTGAGCTATTCGAGGAATGCGTCATATGCACCATCATGGCGTGCGAGGAGGTCAAGTCCTCTGAAGTCGTGGCTGTCCCTCCAGAGTAG